In Streptomyces nojiriensis, one genomic interval encodes:
- a CDS encoding cupin domain-containing protein — translation MTIEQDDTVLGRARVSDTPELTAYYEELGTLDAGALWTVANDIEPWYPQPRSVPVLWRYADLRPLVHKALGLVKGDDAGRRVVMLVNPGRKEVSAAAGLLYTGLQIMGPGEAMTAHRHQAAALRFVHEGTGAWTIVDGQKLKVGPRDFAITPNGTWHEHGNDADDAPVIWQDGLDIPLVNALDAGFYEVHPELYQTPGKVINSSVLTYAANLLPYGVEKWTRPYSPLLAYPWEPTYEALRGLAKATEGSPYDGVIAEYTNPVTGGPVMPTMGAHMQLLRPGQATLAHRHTGSVIYTAAKGHGVSVIAGQRFEWRQGDIFCVPSWAWHEHHNLDPAEDACLFSFNDFPVMRSLGFHREEAYTDNGGHQPSP, via the coding sequence ATGACCATCGAGCAGGACGACACCGTGCTCGGCCGCGCCCGGGTGTCCGACACCCCCGAGCTCACCGCGTACTACGAGGAGCTCGGCACCCTCGACGCGGGCGCCCTGTGGACCGTCGCCAACGACATCGAGCCCTGGTACCCGCAGCCCCGGTCCGTGCCCGTGCTGTGGCGCTACGCCGACCTGCGCCCCCTGGTCCACAAGGCCCTCGGCCTCGTCAAGGGCGACGACGCCGGCCGCCGCGTCGTCATGCTCGTCAACCCGGGCCGCAAGGAGGTCAGCGCCGCCGCCGGACTCCTCTACACCGGGCTCCAGATCATGGGCCCCGGCGAGGCCATGACCGCCCACCGCCACCAGGCCGCGGCCCTGCGCTTCGTCCACGAGGGCACCGGGGCCTGGACCATCGTCGACGGCCAGAAGCTGAAGGTCGGCCCGCGCGACTTCGCCATCACCCCCAACGGCACCTGGCACGAGCACGGCAACGACGCCGACGACGCCCCCGTCATCTGGCAGGACGGACTCGACATCCCCCTGGTCAACGCCCTGGACGCCGGCTTCTACGAGGTCCACCCCGAGCTGTACCAGACCCCCGGAAAGGTCATCAACTCCTCGGTCCTGACCTACGCGGCGAACCTGCTGCCCTACGGCGTGGAGAAGTGGACCCGGCCCTACTCGCCGCTGCTCGCCTATCCCTGGGAGCCCACCTACGAGGCCCTGCGGGGCCTCGCGAAGGCGACCGAGGGCTCCCCGTACGACGGGGTCATCGCCGAGTACACCAACCCGGTGACGGGCGGCCCGGTCATGCCCACCATGGGCGCCCACATGCAGCTGCTGCGGCCCGGCCAGGCCACCCTCGCCCACCGCCACACCGGCTCGGTGATCTACACGGCGGCCAAGGGCCACGGCGTCTCGGTGATCGCGGGACAGCGCTTCGAGTGGAGGCAGGGCGACATCTTCTGCGTCCCGTCCTGGGCCTGGCACGAGCACCACAACCTCGACCCGGCCGAGGACGCCTGCCTCTTCTCCTTCAACGACTTCCCCGTCATGCGCTCGCTCGGCTTCCACCGGGAAGAGGCGTACACCGACAACGGCGGCCACCAGCCCTCCCCCTGA
- a CDS encoding carbon-nitrogen hydrolase family protein has translation MDRDHLPRFTAAAVQAAPVYLDPAATVDKAVALIAEAAAGGAELVVFPEVFVPGYPYWNWTMNPVQGSPWFERLQRTSVDVPGPHVDTLRAAARRHGVVLVIGVNERAAHSLGVLYNTLLTIGPDGELLGVHRKLVPTWAEKLTWTGGDGSSLVVHDTPVGPLGALACGENTNTLARFALLAQGELVHASCYIALPVAPADYDMADAIAVRTAAHSFEGKVFSVVACSTVSPEIVDAIAGDDEELRKQFTRPRSALSGIFGPDGRPVTEPLVDDEGIVYGEIDLARCIQPKQMHDIVGHYNRFDVFRLEVDNRPRPPVTFTAPTAAPTAPAAPEEDV, from the coding sequence ATGGACAGGGACCACCTGCCCCGCTTCACGGCCGCGGCCGTCCAGGCCGCGCCCGTCTACCTCGATCCCGCCGCCACCGTCGACAAGGCCGTCGCCCTGATCGCCGAGGCCGCGGCCGGCGGCGCCGAACTCGTCGTCTTCCCGGAGGTGTTCGTCCCCGGCTACCCCTACTGGAACTGGACGATGAACCCGGTCCAGGGCTCGCCCTGGTTCGAGCGGCTCCAGCGCACCTCCGTCGACGTCCCCGGCCCGCACGTCGACACCCTGCGCGCGGCGGCCCGCCGGCACGGCGTCGTCCTCGTCATCGGGGTCAACGAGCGGGCCGCGCACAGCCTCGGCGTCCTCTACAACACCCTGCTCACCATCGGACCCGACGGCGAACTCCTCGGCGTGCACCGCAAGCTGGTGCCGACCTGGGCCGAGAAGCTCACCTGGACCGGCGGCGACGGCAGCTCGCTGGTCGTCCACGACACCCCCGTCGGCCCGCTCGGTGCGCTGGCCTGCGGCGAGAACACCAACACCCTCGCCCGCTTCGCCCTCCTCGCGCAGGGCGAACTCGTCCACGCCTCCTGCTACATCGCCCTGCCCGTCGCCCCCGCCGACTACGACATGGCCGACGCGATCGCCGTCCGCACCGCCGCCCACAGCTTCGAGGGCAAGGTCTTCTCCGTCGTCGCCTGCTCCACCGTCTCCCCGGAGATCGTGGACGCCATCGCCGGGGACGACGAGGAGCTGCGGAAGCAGTTCACCCGCCCGCGCAGCGCCCTGTCCGGGATCTTCGGCCCCGACGGCCGCCCGGTCACCGAACCCCTCGTCGACGACGAGGGCATCGTCTACGGCGAGATCGACCTCGCCCGGTGCATCCAGCCCAAGCAGATGCACGACATCGTCGGCCACTACAACCGCTTCGACGTCTTCCGCCTCGAAGTGGACAACCGTCCCAGGCCGCCGGTCACCTTCACCGCGCCCACCGCGGCGCCCACCGCACCCGCCGCTCCCGAGGAGGACGTATGA
- a CDS encoding FAD-dependent monooxygenase encodes MRVAVIGGGPGGLYFAALTKQLSPHWEVTVWERNAPDDTFGFGVVFSDETLDGIAQADREIYEAMSAEFARWADIDVRHRGSTLTSGGHGFAALGRQHLLRILQQRCADLEVDVRYRTQSPPAAELAAGYDLVVACDGVRSATRAAYADTFVPDLDERSGRYMWLGTDKVFEAFTFIVDEQDFGTLQVHAYPYDSTRSTFIVEMAEDAWRRAGFEEFADRDHPPGTSDEDSIRRCEELLADHLDGHRLIPNNSKWLRFTTVRNKTWRHENVVLLGDAAHTAHFSIGSGTRLAMEDALVLAASLHEHPDVPTALAAYEQERRPVVESTQRAAQASLEWFEHIDRYTGQDPHQFAFNLLTRSRRVTYDNLRVRDEGFTTAVNRSSAVPPMFRPYPLGGLLLRNRVVVPPTALHTARDGIPGDFDLVHLSTQAIGGAGLVLAGMTAVSADGRATPGCPGLWNDEQEAAWRRLTDFVHGQSDTCLGIQLTHAGRRAATHGGGQPVAASALPWDERGPVPREADRADMDALVRDFAAAARRADRAGFDALELQYGHGHLLSGFLSPLTNLRTDEYGGDLDGRLRLPLEVLRAVREVWPAGKALLVRISAADWAEGGTTEADAVRIAGALAEAGADAIDVSTGEVVAHERPRYGRSYQTPYADLIRNATGVPTIAVGAISTYDDVNSIILAGRADLCGVGRAQLHDPLWTLHAAAAQGYQGPAAPWARAWRAGSGRPPSARTDRIPPRLELLRQPAESAHRRWLPRAAVPAHR; translated from the coding sequence GTGCGCGTCGCAGTCATAGGAGGAGGGCCCGGCGGACTGTACTTCGCGGCCCTCACCAAGCAGCTCTCCCCGCACTGGGAGGTCACCGTCTGGGAACGCAACGCCCCCGACGACACCTTCGGCTTCGGGGTCGTCTTCTCCGACGAGACGCTCGACGGCATCGCCCAGGCCGACCGCGAGATCTACGAGGCGATGTCGGCCGAGTTCGCCCGCTGGGCCGACATCGACGTCCGCCACCGGGGGAGCACCCTCACCTCGGGCGGACACGGCTTCGCCGCCCTCGGCCGGCAGCACCTCCTGCGGATCCTCCAGCAGCGCTGCGCCGACCTGGAGGTGGACGTCCGCTACCGCACCCAGTCCCCGCCCGCGGCCGAACTCGCCGCCGGATACGACCTGGTGGTGGCGTGCGACGGTGTCCGGTCGGCCACCCGCGCCGCCTACGCCGACACCTTCGTCCCCGACCTCGACGAGCGCTCCGGCCGCTACATGTGGCTCGGCACCGACAAGGTCTTCGAGGCCTTCACCTTCATCGTCGACGAGCAGGACTTCGGCACCCTCCAGGTGCACGCGTACCCCTACGACTCCACCCGCTCCACCTTCATCGTCGAGATGGCGGAGGACGCGTGGCGGCGCGCCGGCTTCGAGGAGTTCGCCGACCGCGACCATCCGCCCGGCACCAGCGACGAGGACAGCATCCGGCGCTGCGAGGAACTCCTCGCCGACCACCTCGACGGCCACCGCCTGATCCCCAACAACTCCAAGTGGCTGCGCTTCACCACGGTCCGCAACAAGACCTGGCGGCACGAGAACGTCGTCCTGCTCGGCGACGCCGCCCACACCGCGCACTTCTCCATCGGCTCCGGCACCAGGCTCGCCATGGAGGACGCCCTCGTGCTCGCGGCCAGCCTGCACGAGCACCCCGACGTGCCGACCGCCCTCGCCGCCTACGAGCAGGAGCGCAGGCCGGTCGTGGAATCCACCCAGCGCGCCGCCCAGGCCAGCCTGGAGTGGTTCGAGCACATCGACCGGTACACCGGCCAGGACCCGCACCAGTTCGCCTTCAACCTCCTCACCCGCAGCCGCCGCGTCACCTACGACAACCTGCGCGTGCGCGACGAGGGCTTCACCACGGCGGTCAACCGCTCCTCGGCCGTGCCGCCGATGTTCCGCCCCTACCCGCTGGGCGGCCTGCTGCTGCGCAACCGGGTCGTCGTACCGCCCACCGCCCTGCACACCGCGCGCGACGGGATCCCCGGCGACTTCGACCTCGTCCACCTCAGCACGCAGGCCATCGGCGGCGCCGGGCTGGTCCTCGCCGGAATGACGGCCGTCAGCGCCGACGGCCGGGCCACCCCCGGCTGCCCCGGCCTGTGGAACGACGAACAGGAGGCGGCCTGGCGACGCCTCACCGACTTCGTCCACGGCCAGTCCGACACCTGCCTCGGCATCCAGCTCACCCACGCCGGACGCCGCGCGGCCACCCACGGCGGCGGGCAGCCGGTCGCCGCCTCGGCGCTGCCCTGGGACGAGCGCGGCCCGGTGCCGCGCGAGGCCGACCGGGCCGACATGGACGCGCTCGTACGGGACTTCGCGGCCGCGGCCCGGCGGGCCGACCGGGCGGGCTTCGACGCGCTGGAACTCCAGTACGGGCACGGGCACCTGCTGTCGGGCTTCCTGTCGCCGCTGACCAACCTGCGCACCGACGAGTACGGCGGCGATCTGGACGGAAGGCTGCGGCTCCCCCTGGAAGTGCTGCGCGCCGTACGGGAGGTGTGGCCGGCCGGCAAGGCGCTCCTCGTGCGGATCTCCGCCGCGGACTGGGCCGAGGGCGGCACCACCGAGGCCGACGCCGTCCGGATCGCGGGCGCGCTCGCCGAGGCCGGCGCCGACGCCATCGACGTCTCCACCGGCGAGGTCGTCGCCCACGAGCGGCCCCGCTACGGACGCAGCTACCAGACCCCGTACGCCGACCTCATCCGCAACGCCACCGGGGTCCCCACCATCGCCGTCGGTGCGATCTCCACGTACGACGACGTGAACTCGATCATCCTGGCCGGCCGGGCGGACCTGTGCGGCGTCGGCCGCGCCCAGCTCCACGACCCCCTGTGGACCCTGCACGCCGCGGCCGCCCAGGGCTACCAGGGCCCGGCCGCGCCCTGGGCCCGCGCCTGGCGGGCGGGCAGCGGGCGGCCCCCGTCCGCACGGACCGACCGGATCCCGCCGCGCCTCGAACTCCTGCGGCAGCCCGCCGAGTCCGCCCACCGCCGCTGGCTGCCCCGCGCGGCCGTGCCCGCCCACCGATGA
- a CDS encoding acyl-CoA thioesterase: MSAPASAEPAGVVVERRVEWTDTDAAGHYHHSTVVRWVEAAEAVLLHRLGLSHLFGSTPRVHFEADYRARLWFGDAVRTELKVTKVGTASLHYSFTVRGAQGGEAATGRMVIAHSAAHATGSTPWPDGVRDLLGTAGPQQPELLTTAPSAGGTPCASQS, from the coding sequence GTGTCCGCCCCGGCGTCCGCCGAGCCGGCCGGCGTCGTCGTCGAACGCCGCGTCGAGTGGACCGACACCGACGCCGCCGGCCACTACCACCACTCCACCGTCGTGCGCTGGGTCGAGGCGGCCGAGGCCGTCCTCCTCCACCGCCTGGGCCTCTCGCACCTGTTCGGCAGCACGCCCCGGGTCCACTTCGAGGCCGACTACCGGGCCCGCCTCTGGTTCGGGGACGCCGTGCGCACCGAGCTCAAGGTCACCAAGGTCGGCACGGCCTCCCTGCACTACTCCTTCACCGTACGGGGCGCGCAGGGCGGCGAGGCGGCCACCGGCCGCATGGTCATCGCCCACTCGGCCGCCCACGCCACCGGGTCGACCCCCTGGCCCGACGGCGTACGGGACCTGCTCGGCACGGCCGGACCACAGCAACCGGAACTACTCACCACCGCACCATCGGCAGGAGGCACGCCGTGCGCGTCGCAGTCATAG
- a CDS encoding ATP-binding protein, which produces MLTIADPSAVPAVRSFVHWVSDPVAASVPQVRSRVRAALDGWRVPADVADALLVAVSELVGNVVRHAGGAGRMRVTVAEGGGWLRLEVADRGSGLPRLPAPRAEVDPESEGGRGLLMVHLLTAELGGELSVVAHESGKSVRVRVPAS; this is translated from the coding sequence ATGCTCACCATCGCCGACCCCTCTGCGGTTCCCGCGGTCCGAAGCTTCGTCCACTGGGTCTCCGACCCCGTCGCCGCGAGCGTTCCGCAGGTCAGGTCCCGGGTGCGCGCCGCCCTCGACGGCTGGCGGGTCCCCGCCGACGTGGCGGACGCCCTGCTGGTGGCCGTCAGTGAACTCGTCGGGAACGTCGTCCGGCATGCGGGCGGCGCCGGACGGATGCGCGTCACCGTCGCGGAGGGTGGCGGCTGGCTCCGGCTGGAGGTCGCCGACCGGGGCTCCGGGCTGCCGAGGCTCCCTGCGCCCCGTGCGGAGGTCGACCCGGAGTCCGAGGGTGGGCGCGGGCTGCTGATGGTCCACCTGCTGACGGCCGAGCTGGGCGGCGAACTCTCCGTCGTGGCCCACGAGTCCGGCAAGTCCGTCCGGGTCCGCGTCCCCGCCTCCTGA
- a CDS encoding alpha/beta hydrolase: MTQSPPAEIDIADMTWPPPPYRSPVPPVTGADGVRRFDGITYATTPGYRPRLLDVQVPAGERPFPAVVWIHGGGWLDGDRRYPPPTVPAGLLHGAVLAAGLALVSIDYRHSLEAPFPAQLHDAKAAIRYVRAFAGDLGIDPDRIGVWGESAGGHLAALAGLVGPDSPRGAALEGAEGVGSGETGVRAVVDWYGVADLVTLAEHPMPAMPGTEFPDPYEALLGATVAERPDLARAASPVTYAEGSKPPPFLLVHGTADGLVPYSQSEALAAALKSAGGEVTLQPVEGADHIFLGSCDIPGIVEGGVAFLARHLGAGA, translated from the coding sequence ATGACACAATCTCCCCCCGCCGAGATCGACATCGCCGACATGACCTGGCCACCCCCGCCGTACCGGTCCCCCGTACCGCCCGTGACGGGCGCGGACGGCGTCCGCCGCTTCGACGGGATCACCTACGCCACCACGCCCGGCTACCGCCCCCGGCTGCTCGACGTCCAGGTGCCCGCCGGCGAACGCCCGTTCCCGGCGGTCGTCTGGATCCACGGCGGCGGCTGGCTGGACGGCGACCGCCGCTACCCGCCGCCGACCGTCCCCGCCGGCCTGCTGCACGGGGCGGTACTGGCGGCCGGCCTCGCACTCGTCTCGATCGACTACCGGCACAGCCTCGAGGCGCCCTTCCCGGCCCAGCTGCACGATGCGAAGGCCGCGATCCGCTACGTCCGCGCGTTCGCCGGCGACCTCGGCATCGACCCGGACCGGATCGGCGTCTGGGGCGAGTCCGCAGGCGGTCACCTGGCCGCGCTGGCCGGCCTCGTCGGCCCCGACAGCCCGCGGGGCGCGGCGCTGGAGGGCGCGGAGGGCGTCGGCTCCGGCGAGACCGGGGTCCGTGCCGTCGTCGACTGGTACGGCGTCGCCGACCTCGTCACCCTGGCCGAGCACCCCATGCCGGCGATGCCCGGTACGGAGTTCCCCGATCCCTACGAGGCCCTGCTCGGTGCCACCGTCGCCGAACGGCCGGACCTGGCGCGGGCCGCGAGCCCGGTGACGTACGCGGAGGGCTCGAAGCCGCCGCCGTTCCTGCTCGTGCACGGCACGGCCGACGGCCTGGTCCCGTACAGCCAGAGCGAAGCCCTCGCCGCGGCCCTGAAGAGCGCCGGGGGCGAGGTCACCCTGCAGCCCGTGGAGGGCGCCGACCACATCTTCCTCGGCTCCTGCGACATCCCCGGCATCGTCGAGGGGGGCGTGGCCTTCCTGGCCCGGCACCTCGGCGCGGGAGCCTGA
- a CDS encoding phosphatase PAP2 family protein, which translates to MSANPTTTTPHGRPRGPHRCGGTGRRAGAGAPRDRGVLVAGLLLLGAAVLPALVVRADVAHPPFQGLDDRWLIRMGGPHEGIYQAAATILDLIGGPVGSLIPLSVLLLLLVRRRWVSAGFLLAATIGGNMLVVQGLKHLVDRPRPAHPLVRVDHGSFPSGHAATAALLVVVLGALLVPAARRRAWWTGGAVFTLAMMWSRTWLHAHWLSDTVAGAAAGAGAGLLTWWLFGPALARERARAHDRRGAAAGAGTA; encoded by the coding sequence ATGTCCGCCAACCCGACCACCACCACCCCGCACGGCAGACCCCGCGGACCGCACCGCTGCGGTGGCACCGGCCGACGCGCCGGGGCCGGGGCCCCGCGCGACCGCGGCGTCCTCGTCGCGGGCCTCCTGCTCCTGGGTGCCGCCGTACTGCCGGCCCTCGTCGTCCGCGCCGACGTCGCGCATCCGCCCTTCCAGGGGTTGGACGACCGGTGGCTGATCCGGATGGGCGGCCCGCACGAGGGGATCTACCAGGCCGCCGCCACGATCCTGGACCTGATCGGCGGTCCGGTCGGCTCCCTGATACCGCTGTCGGTACTGCTCCTGCTGCTCGTCCGGAGGCGCTGGGTGTCGGCCGGCTTCCTGCTCGCCGCCACCATCGGCGGCAACATGCTCGTCGTCCAGGGCCTCAAGCACCTGGTGGACCGGCCGCGCCCGGCGCATCCGCTGGTCCGCGTCGACCACGGCTCCTTCCCGTCGGGCCACGCGGCCACGGCGGCGCTCCTGGTCGTCGTCCTCGGGGCCCTGCTGGTCCCGGCCGCCCGGCGGCGGGCGTGGTGGACCGGGGGCGCCGTCTTCACGCTGGCCATGATGTGGAGCCGTACCTGGCTGCACGCGCACTGGCTCAGCGACACGGTGGCCGGGGCCGCGGCGGGCGCGGGGGCGGGACTGCTGACGTGGTGGCTGTTCGGTCCGGCACTCGCCCGTGAACGTGCCCGCGCCCACGACCGCCGGGGGGCGGCCGCAGGCGCGGGTACGGCCTGA
- a CDS encoding MerR family DNA-binding transcriptional regulator, whose amino-acid sequence MTDGLTIGQAAAFAGVTVKTVRHYHRLGLVAEPGRDGSGYRRYRSADLLRLVQVRTLASAGVPLAETVELLAADPEKFAAALDDVRSRLTERIEDLSARRDTLHRLTDGDRALLPDRACAALDRLTDLGFGPDYVATQREALVLARALIPEVFDSFLTRLHHSLDDPEYVELTKRGADAASWDPDDPRIEELASLLTGKLLADRALLTMPTGSRGRSDTASRYGLVNHHREDRAPAIARLNALVEANLRAAGIDIPYQ is encoded by the coding sequence ATGACAGACGGGCTCACGATCGGTCAGGCGGCCGCGTTCGCCGGCGTCACGGTCAAGACCGTGCGGCACTACCACCGGCTCGGCCTGGTCGCCGAGCCGGGACGCGACGGCTCCGGCTATCGGCGCTACCGATCGGCCGACCTGCTCCGGCTGGTCCAGGTCCGGACCCTCGCCTCGGCCGGCGTGCCGCTGGCCGAGACGGTCGAGCTGCTCGCCGCCGATCCCGAGAAGTTCGCCGCGGCCCTGGACGACGTACGCAGCCGGCTCACCGAACGGATCGAGGACCTGAGCGCACGCCGGGACACGCTGCACCGACTCACCGACGGCGACCGCGCCCTGCTGCCCGACCGGGCCTGCGCCGCCCTGGACCGACTCACCGACCTCGGGTTCGGCCCCGACTACGTGGCCACGCAACGAGAGGCCCTGGTGCTGGCCCGGGCGCTGATCCCGGAGGTCTTCGACAGCTTCCTGACCCGGCTCCACCACTCGCTCGACGATCCCGAGTACGTCGAACTGACCAAGCGCGGCGCGGACGCCGCGTCCTGGGATCCCGACGACCCGCGGATCGAGGAGCTGGCGTCCCTGCTGACCGGCAAGCTGCTGGCGGACCGGGCGCTGCTGACGATGCCGACGGGGTCCCGGGGCCGGTCCGACACCGCCTCCCGGTACGGACTGGTCAACCACCACCGCGAGGACCGGGCGCCGGCCATCGCCCGGCTGAACGCACTGGTCGAGGCGAACCTGCGCGCCGCCGGTATCGACATCCCGTACCAGTGA
- a CDS encoding serine hydrolase domain-containing protein, giving the protein MRRTSDSGLAGAGLSRLREVLTRHVESKRIPGLVALVGHGGRTFVEAIGTMRHDGGAPMRRDTIFRMASASKPVTMAAAMVLLDECRLRLDDPVDPWLPELAGRRVLKRPDGPLEDTAPARRPITVRDLLTSTFGLGVDFDLLDTPIRAATFARTDYGVASGPAPGPDEWMRRLGELPLSYQPGERWQYDLSNEVVGVLVARVAGRPLEAFLRERVLDPLGMKDTGFHVPADGIDRLPPLYGPDPQTGEFLVWDEAAGGRSSRPPAFQGAGGGLVSTVDDYHAYFRMLLNHGVHGGERILSRAAVELMTTNRLTSGQQAARDAMYGNVAHMTAGQGLLGGWGFGMAVRTHRDGYAPVGQFGWDGGTGTTAYADPHHRLTGILLTQVGMSTPDSSRLVHDFWTTLYQAVED; this is encoded by the coding sequence ATGAGGCGAACGAGCGACAGCGGCCTGGCCGGAGCAGGGCTGAGCAGACTGCGCGAGGTACTGACACGACACGTCGAGTCCAAGCGGATTCCCGGGCTCGTCGCCCTCGTCGGCCACGGCGGCCGGACGTTCGTCGAAGCGATCGGGACGATGCGCCACGACGGTGGCGCGCCGATGCGCCGGGACACGATCTTCCGGATGGCGTCCGCGTCCAAGCCGGTCACGATGGCGGCGGCGATGGTCCTGCTCGACGAGTGCCGGCTGCGCCTGGACGACCCGGTGGACCCGTGGCTGCCCGAACTCGCCGGCCGACGGGTGCTGAAGCGGCCCGACGGCCCGCTGGAGGACACCGCCCCGGCACGGCGTCCGATCACCGTACGGGATCTGCTGACCTCCACGTTCGGGCTCGGAGTGGACTTCGACCTGCTGGACACCCCGATCCGGGCCGCCACCTTCGCGCGGACCGACTACGGCGTGGCCTCGGGGCCGGCGCCCGGGCCGGACGAGTGGATGCGCCGCCTGGGCGAGCTGCCGCTGTCGTACCAGCCCGGCGAGCGATGGCAGTACGACCTCAGCAACGAGGTGGTCGGCGTGCTGGTCGCCAGGGTCGCGGGCCGCCCGTTGGAGGCGTTCCTGCGCGAACGCGTCCTCGATCCGCTGGGGATGAAGGACACCGGCTTCCACGTACCCGCCGACGGCATCGACCGGCTGCCGCCCCTGTACGGGCCCGATCCGCAGACCGGAGAGTTCCTCGTCTGGGACGAGGCGGCCGGGGGAAGGTCCAGCCGGCCCCCGGCGTTCCAGGGCGCCGGCGGCGGGCTGGTCTCCACCGTCGACGACTACCACGCCTACTTCCGGATGCTGCTGAACCACGGCGTGCACGGCGGCGAACGGATCCTGTCCCGGGCCGCCGTCGAGCTGATGACCACCAACCGCCTCACGTCCGGGCAGCAGGCCGCCCGGGACGCCATGTACGGGAACGTCGCCCACATGACGGCCGGACAGGGACTGCTCGGCGGCTGGGGCTTCGGAATGGCGGTACGCACGCACCGCGACGGCTACGCGCCCGTCGGCCAGTTCGGCTGGGACGGCGGTACCGGCACCACCGCCTACGCCGACCCGCACCATCGGCTCACCGGGATCCTGCTCACCCAGGTCGGGATGTCCACCCCCGATTCCTCACGGCTCGTCCACGACTTCTGGACCACCCTCTACCAGGCCGTCGAGGACTGA
- a CDS encoding LacI family DNA-binding transcriptional regulator, whose amino-acid sequence MTRDTHVPASITSADVARLAGVSRATVSFVLNDTQGHRVSAGTRARVLDAAKQLGYVPHAAARSLRAGRSNLVLMPSSISAIGRLVSDWVDDLHSELDRFGYTAVLHAGRFADPLDAARAWAELRPAAVVALDGDRFTAQAAEVLARAGVRGLLAFASHPVEGVYTVGFDHTRIGATAAEHLIARGRTRIGVVMPRERGLGAFAEPRLAGAESVAARHPATVTPLELSYTRESASELARRWRSLGLDAAFTYNDEYAALLLHALRAEGISVPDEVALVGCDDLVLSTLQQPPLTTVRLDMPSAAQIADAVHELIETGTAAPVPAVKPVLVHRLTS is encoded by the coding sequence ATGACCAGAGACACGCACGTCCCCGCGTCCATCACCAGCGCCGACGTGGCCCGCCTCGCCGGGGTGTCACGTGCCACGGTCTCCTTCGTCCTGAACGACACCCAGGGCCACCGGGTGAGCGCCGGCACCCGTGCCCGCGTGCTCGACGCGGCCAAACAGCTCGGCTACGTACCGCACGCGGCCGCCCGTTCCCTGCGCGCCGGCCGCAGCAACCTCGTCCTGATGCCCTCGTCGATCTCCGCGATCGGCCGCCTCGTCAGCGACTGGGTCGACGATCTGCACAGCGAGCTCGACCGCTTCGGCTACACGGCCGTCCTGCACGCGGGCCGGTTCGCCGACCCCCTCGACGCCGCCCGGGCCTGGGCCGAACTGCGCCCCGCGGCCGTCGTCGCCCTGGACGGAGACCGCTTCACCGCCCAGGCGGCCGAGGTACTGGCCCGCGCGGGAGTGCGCGGCCTGCTGGCCTTCGCGTCCCACCCCGTCGAGGGGGTGTACACCGTCGGCTTCGACCACACCCGGATCGGTGCCACCGCGGCCGAGCACCTCATCGCGCGCGGCCGGACCCGGATCGGCGTGGTGATGCCCCGGGAACGCGGCCTCGGCGCCTTCGCCGAGCCCCGCCTCGCGGGCGCCGAGTCGGTGGCGGCCCGGCACCCGGCCACCGTCACCCCGTTGGAACTGTCCTACACCCGGGAGTCCGCGAGCGAGCTCGCCAGGCGCTGGCGCAGCCTCGGCCTGGACGCCGCCTTCACCTACAACGACGAGTACGCCGCCCTGCTGCTGCACGCGCTGCGGGCCGAGGGCATCTCCGTCCCGGACGAGGTCGCCCTGGTCGGCTGTGACGACCTGGTCCTCTCGACGCTCCAGCAGCCCCCGCTCACCACGGTCCGGCTGGACATGCCGTCGGCCGCGCAGATCGCGGACGCGGTGCACGAGCTGATCGAGACCGGCACGGCGGCCCCGGTGCCGGCCGTGAAGCCGGTCCTGGTCCACCGCCTGACCTCCTGA